GAAGTTGGATACTGAGACTCCTGCAAGCCCCAGTTCCGAAGCTTAGGATTATTGCTCGCGATCGCCTTCTGGAGGTCTTGCCTCTGGAGGGCTTTTTATTGTGCGGCTAAGACTGTAACTTCAGCAGGCTCTGCCCAATCAAGACGGTGGAAGACAGCAGCGCGATCACCAAAACAGCAGTTTGGCTGTAGCCGCGATCGAGCCAGTGTGCCAGCCGTGGCGAAACCCAATAACCCAGCATCACACCAGGAAATAGTTGCAGCGATCGCCCCACTTCTAAACCACCAAAGCGCCCAACACTGTGAAGTGCGGCCAACATCACCAAGCTGGATAGGAAATAAAGCAGACCGAGAGTTGCCCGTAGGGCTGGTCCCCGCTCATGTTGATAAAACAGGGCAAGTACAGGCGCGCCAATCCCCGCCAACGTCCCCATCAAGCCAGCCGCGATCCCTGTCAGCCCTGCCGAAAGTCGCGTGATCGGCAGCCGCAGAGGTGTCAAACTGACCAACACCGCCAGAACAATCAGACAGCCAAACACCAGCCCCAGCGAATCCAATGGCAGTTGCCGTAAAAGGCTAGCGGCGATCGCAATCCCCAGAGCTAGGCCGCCCAGCATCGCCACGAGGTTCTGGCGCACCACGACCTGCCGACCCCGCCAAAACATCAGCCATGACAGAAGCAGACTTGCCGCCACACAGGGGCCTGGGACCCAGTCCAGCGACAACATTGACAACAGGGGCACCACAATCAAGCCAGCCCCCAATCCCGAAGCGGCTTGCAGCAAACTCCCTAACGCAACGATGCCCGAGGCCAACAGCAGTTCCAACAATGAAGTCATTGATCAGCGATCGCAGTCATCCGAGTATCCGCACCTAGCATGGAAGGCATCTAATTGAGTTCTGCTGCAGACGGCGATGAACTTTCGGACTCGTCTCGCGATTGGCTTTAGCGGCCTGCTGATTGTATCGAGTCTGGGTATCAGCACTGTCATCGGTCAGCGAGCAGTGCAACTCTCGCGCACGGCTGCCGGAGATCGGCTACTCGAAACGGCATACCAATTTTCCACGCTACTCGACCAGAGCATGTGGTCTCGGGCCAATGAAATTGTGACCCTGTCTAGCGTTCCGGACTTGCTGAGCGATCGCAATCGTCCAGAGATTCAAAGACTGCTCGATCGACTCAAACAAGAGTTGCCTGTCTTTACTTGGGTGGGTCTGCTCGATCGCCAGGGTTCGGTGATTGCCTCCACCGATCGCATCATTGAAGGGGTGAATATCGGCAGCCGTCCCGTCTTCCAAAAAGGCATTCAGGGGCTGTTCATTGGGGATGTTCACGATGCGGTCTTGCTCGCCAACAAATTTCCGAGACAGCCCAATGGCGAGCCAATTCAATTTGTCGATATTTCCATTCCCATTCGAAACAGTGGCGGCGCGATCGCGGGGGTGCTAGCTTCGCATCTCAGCTGGGAATGGGCACGCGATGCCGAGTCAACCATTCTTTCGCCGATCGCAGCAGATCGTCAGGTTGAACTGTTTGTTGTTGCCAAAGACCGCACGATTCTACTGGGGCCCGAAGAATTTGGGAAAGGCGCAACTTTGAAGACCTTGCCTGCCAACTTATCGACAGGTGCTAGTGGCTGGCAGGTATTGCGCTGGCCCGATGGCAAAGACTACGTCACGGCGTATCGTGTGTCCCCGGGCTATCGCAGCTACAGCGGTTTGGGCTGGATTACCGTTGCCCGCCAACCGATCGCAGTGGCCTATGCGCCCGCCCGCCAACTGCAACGGGACATCATCCTATTCACCCTCCTCAGCAGCGGTGCAGTGGTTGGGGTGACCTGGCTTCTATCCGATTGGTTTGCTAAGCCGCTCCGGCAGCTCTCGTCCTGGGCTAGTCGTTTGGAACAGGGCGATCGCAGCGATCGCCGGCCACCCTCTTGGGTAGGTGAGCTGGGTAAAATTTCGCAGGTTGTTCAGCGATTAGACGCCCAAGCAGAAGCACAAAACCAAGCTCGTCAAAAAGCGGAATCATTGGCACATCACGATGCCTTAACCGGTCTTCATAACCGCTTGGGGCTGGAGACGTACCTAGCCCAATATCAATCGCTAACACCGGATCAAGTCTTGGTTATTTTAGCCATTGATTTGGATGGCTTTAAGCCAGTGAATGACACCTATGGTCATGCGATGGGAGACGCGTTGCTAAAGGCAGTCGCCGCCCGCTTACATGCCTGTATTCGATCGCATGAACTAGCAGCACGCACCGGCGGCGATGAGTTTTTAGTGATTCTGCCCTGTAGCGTCAGTACAGCAGAAGCAGTCGGTGAACAGGTCGGATCTCGGATTTTGCAAGCCTTGAATTCTGTCTTTCCCCTGCAGGGCCAGCAGATTCGAATTGGTAGCAGTATTGGCTTCGCTGTGTGGCCTCTCGATCACCCTGATCTGCTAACCGCTCTGAAAGCAGCCGATACAGCTTTGTACGATGCGAAGCAGCACGGCAAAGGTCACTTAGTCCGCTGGACTGCTGCGTTGAACCAACCCTCTGCTTAACGTCGAGAGAGCCTCAGAGACTCACAGGGTTCCATAGCCACCACCACCCGGCGTGAGAATTTCAAGGCGATCGCCCGCTGAGACTGCCACTTCCACCGTGCTCGGCAGAATTTCTTGACTGCCATCGGCGCGAATCAAGCGATTTTCACCCGTTTGGCCAGCGCTACCGCCCGCCAATCCAAAAGGAGCCACTTGGCGACGACTGCTGAGAATCGTGGCGGTCATCGGCTCCAAGAATCGCAGGCGACGAATTGCGCCATCGCCACCGGCATAGTGACCCGCACCACCGCTGCCCCGCCGAATCGAAAACGCTTCCAGCAGCACTGGAAAACGAGACTCCAACACCTCGGGATCGGTGAGGCGAGAGTTGGTCATGTGGGTTTGCACCACCGAGGCGCCCGCTCCTTCTTTGCCTGCACCCGCACCGCCCGCGATCGTCTCGTAATACTGATAGCGATCGCTGCCAAAACTGAAGTTATTCATCGTGCCTTGGCTGGCTGCCAACAAACCCAACGCACCCCAAAGCGCATCCGCGATCGCCTGCGAGGTTTCGACATTACCGGCAACCACGGCAGCGGGAGCTTGTGGATTGAGCAGACTGCGATCGGGAATTTGAATCGTCAGTGGCCGCAGGCAACCTGCATTGAGTGGAATCGGATGATCGACTAGACAGCGGAAAACATAGAGAACAACGGCACGGGCGATCGCCGCTGGAGCATTGAAATTATTCGGTTGCTGGGCTGAAGTGCCAGTGAAATCAAGCTGGGCTTTGCCGCGATCGCGATCGAGCTGAACGGTGACTTGAATCTGGTTGCCGTCGTCGAGGGGGCAAATGCAGGTCGCTTGCCCTGGATGTTCCGTTGCGAGCTGACGAATGGCTTGGCGAACCGCTTGCTCGGCGTTGTCTTGTACGTGCTGCATGTAGGCCAAGACGGTTGGCAGCGTGAACTGTGCCACGGCTTGCTCCAGCAGTTGTTGCCCCGTGGCATTGGCGGCAATTTGCGCTTGCAGATCCGCCAGATTCTGATCCGGATTACGCGCAGGATAAGGTTCTTGAGAGAGGCGATCGCGGATTGCTGCTTCGAGGAATTGCCCGTTTTTCACCAAGGGCACGCCGTCGAACAGGATGCCTTCCTGCTCAATTTGTTGGCTGCGAGCCGGCATCGATCCCGGTGTGAGGCCGCCGATATCAGCATGGTGGCCGCGACTCGCGACAAAAAACTGTGGTGTGGTTTGACCAGCCAAAAAGACCGGTGTAATCACCGTGACATCCGGCAAGTGCGTGCCGCCCGCGTAGGGGTTATTGAGGGCGTAGACATCGCCAGGCTGAAAATCTGCGCCGACGCGATCGATCAAGCTGCGAACGCTATCGCCCATCGAGCCGAGGTGCACGGGAATGTGGGGCGCGTTGGCGATCAGTTCGCCTGCGGCATTGAATAGCGCGCAGGAAAAGTCCAAGCGCTCCTTGATGTTGACGGAGCTAGCGGTGTTTTGCAGGGTCACGCCCATTTGCTCCGCGATCGCCTGAAACAGATTGTTGAAAATCTCCAGCAGCGCCGGATCGACCGGGGCAGTGGCGGCGGCAGACCAATCGCGTTGCGGAAGTTCTACTGCTTCTAGCAGCAGATCACCAAAGGCATTGAGACTGGCTGCCCAACCCGATTCGATCACATTGGTGCCGGTCGGCTCCAGAATCAGCGCTGGCCCCAGAATGCGATCGCCGACTTCCAGTGACTGACGCTCATAAACAGGTGTGTCTTGCCAGCGATCGCGGCTGAACATGGGCACCGTGGCTTGGATGGGTGGTGGCCCCGATCGCGTTGGCTGAGACTCGGGTAATGCCGCTGCTGGCATTTGCCCGATCGCTTCCACCTGCAACGCAGCAATCACCAAGGGGCGATCGGGCTGGATGAATCCATAGCGCTGTTGATAGTCCCGTTCAAACTGCGCAGTAATTGCCGCAGTGTCCTCGGTCCAAGGCACCAGCAACGCCGAATCACTGCCCGGATAGCGCAACTGCAGCGATTGCAAAATCGTGACTTCGGTTAGGTCCGCAGTGCCATCAGCTTTCAGCTGCTCTAGTGCCCGTTCACTCAGGGCGATCGCCTGCGCTTCCAAATCCGCCAAGGCGCGATCGCTCAACACTTGCTCCACGCTGACCTGTTGCAAGGCACGGCGATCGGCCAAACCCATGCCATAGGCCGAGAGCACGCCTGCGAAGGGATGGATCAAAATCCGCCGCAGCCCCAGCAACTCCGCCAGACGGCAAGCATGCTGTCCACCGGCAGCCCCAAAGCAACAGAGCCAGTAATCACTGAGGTCGCGCCCACGCTGCCACGACACTTTTTTGATGGCGTTAGCCATGTTGTCGAGGGCGATCGCGAGGAACTGTTCGGCCAACTGTTCCGGCTGGTAGGGCTGTCCCGTCTGCTGAGCGATCGTAGTGGCCAGCTTCTGAAATGCCTGATTGACTGCGGCTGTATCCAAGGGGCGATCGCCGGTTGCCCCAAATACGGCTGGGAAAAATTGCGGCTGCAGTTTGCCGACTTGGATGTTGGCATCCGTCACCGTCAACGGCCCGCCCTGCCCGTACCCCTTAGGACCCGGATGGGCTCCGGCAGACTCGGGTCCCACCTGCAGACGGCCATCTTGGAAACGCAGAATTGAGCCGCCACCTGCTGCAACGGTGTGAATATCCAGCAGCGGTACTTGCAGACGCACCCCCGCAATTTCGGTTTGGTAGACCCGCTCCAGTTCACCGGCGAAGTGGGCAACATCGGTGGAGGTGCCGCCCATGTCAAAGCTGATCAGTCGATCGCAACCGGCTCGTTGACTGACCGCGATCGCCCCGACCATTCCCCCAGCGGGTCCCGAAAGAATGCTGTCTTTGCCGCTGAAAGCGGCAGCGGTTGCGAGCCCCCCATTCGACTGCATGAACAGCAGTTGCGGCCCCTGATTCTGCGATCGCAGAGCACGACTGACGCGATCGACATAGCGACGCAGCACCGGCGACAGGTAGGCGTCGGCAACGGTGGTGTCACCCCGCGCAATCAAACGCTGCAGCGGGCTGACTTGATGCGAAACCGAGATTTGCTGAAAGCCAACTTCCGCCGCGATCGCAGCCAGTTGTTGTTCATGTTGGGGATAGCGGTAGCCATGCATCAGTGCGATCGCGCAGGCAGTACAGCCCTCGTCT
The sequence above is a segment of the Synechococcus elongatus PCC 11801 genome. Coding sequences within it:
- a CDS encoding sulfite exporter TauE/SafE family protein translates to MTSLLELLLASGIVALGSLLQAASGLGAGLIVVPLLSMLSLDWVPGPCVAASLLLSWLMFWRGRQVVVRQNLVAMLGGLALGIAIAASLLRQLPLDSLGLVFGCLIVLAVLVSLTPLRLPITRLSAGLTGIAAGLMGTLAGIGAPVLALFYQHERGPALRATLGLLYFLSSLVMLAALHSVGRFGGLEVGRSLQLFPGVMLGYWVSPRLAHWLDRGYSQTAVLVIALLSSTVLIGQSLLKLQS
- a CDS encoding hydantoinase B/oxoprolinase family protein → MPAPVANGSQWQFWIDRGGTFTDIVAQRPDGTLMAHKLLSENPDRYEDAALQGIRDCLGLTADQPLPVAAIAAVKMGTTVATNALLERKGDRTVLLITQGFGDALRIGYQNRPNIFARIIQQPEPLYDRVIEVCERVSASGEILQPLMDVEAIQQQLQQARDEGCTACAIALMHGYRYPQHEQQLAAIAAEVGFQQISVSHQVSPLQRLIARGDTTVADAYLSPVLRRYVDRVSRALRSQNQGPQLLFMQSNGGLATAAAFSGKDSILSGPAGGMVGAIAVSQRAGCDRLISFDMGGTSTDVAHFAGELERVYQTEIAGVRLQVPLLDIHTVAAGGGSILRFQDGRLQVGPESAGAHPGPKGYGQGGPLTVTDANIQVGKLQPQFFPAVFGATGDRPLDTAAVNQAFQKLATTIAQQTGQPYQPEQLAEQFLAIALDNMANAIKKVSWQRGRDLSDYWLCCFGAAGGQHACRLAELLGLRRILIHPFAGVLSAYGMGLADRRALQQVSVEQVLSDRALADLEAQAIALSERALEQLKADGTADLTEVTILQSLQLRYPGSDSALLVPWTEDTAAITAQFERDYQQRYGFIQPDRPLVIAALQVEAIGQMPAAALPESQPTRSGPPPIQATVPMFSRDRWQDTPVYERQSLEVGDRILGPALILEPTGTNVIESGWAASLNAFGDLLLEAVELPQRDWSAAATAPVDPALLEIFNNLFQAIAEQMGVTLQNTASSVNIKERLDFSCALFNAAGELIANAPHIPVHLGSMGDSVRSLIDRVGADFQPGDVYALNNPYAGGTHLPDVTVITPVFLAGQTTPQFFVASRGHHADIGGLTPGSMPARSQQIEQEGILFDGVPLVKNGQFLEAAIRDRLSQEPYPARNPDQNLADLQAQIAANATGQQLLEQAVAQFTLPTVLAYMQHVQDNAEQAVRQAIRQLATEHPGQATCICPLDDGNQIQVTVQLDRDRGKAQLDFTGTSAQQPNNFNAPAAIARAVVLYVFRCLVDHPIPLNAGCLRPLTIQIPDRSLLNPQAPAAVVAGNVETSQAIADALWGALGLLAASQGTMNNFSFGSDRYQYYETIAGGAGAGKEGAGASVVQTHMTNSRLTDPEVLESRFPVLLEAFSIRRGSGGAGHYAGGDGAIRRLRFLEPMTATILSSRRQVAPFGLAGGSAGQTGENRLIRADGSQEILPSTVEVAVSAGDRLEILTPGGGGYGTL
- a CDS encoding sensor domain-containing diguanylate cyclase, with the translated sequence MNFRTRLAIGFSGLLIVSSLGISTVIGQRAVQLSRTAAGDRLLETAYQFSTLLDQSMWSRANEIVTLSSVPDLLSDRNRPEIQRLLDRLKQELPVFTWVGLLDRQGSVIASTDRIIEGVNIGSRPVFQKGIQGLFIGDVHDAVLLANKFPRQPNGEPIQFVDISIPIRNSGGAIAGVLASHLSWEWARDAESTILSPIAADRQVELFVVAKDRTILLGPEEFGKGATLKTLPANLSTGASGWQVLRWPDGKDYVTAYRVSPGYRSYSGLGWITVARQPIAVAYAPARQLQRDIILFTLLSSGAVVGVTWLLSDWFAKPLRQLSSWASRLEQGDRSDRRPPSWVGELGKISQVVQRLDAQAEAQNQARQKAESLAHHDALTGLHNRLGLETYLAQYQSLTPDQVLVILAIDLDGFKPVNDTYGHAMGDALLKAVAARLHACIRSHELAARTGGDEFLVILPCSVSTAEAVGEQVGSRILQALNSVFPLQGQQIRIGSSIGFAVWPLDHPDLLTALKAADTALYDAKQHGKGHLVRWTAALNQPSA